In uncultured Draconibacterium sp., one genomic interval encodes:
- a CDS encoding acyl carrier protein → MEKTKIKSEVKQILINILQHERFDMRDDLTASDVDGWDSLNHMNIITEIEETFSIRFKLRELNKLKNMGTLIELIQTKLN, encoded by the coding sequence ATGGAAAAAACTAAAATTAAATCCGAAGTAAAACAAATCTTAATTAACATATTACAGCATGAAAGATTTGATATGAGAGACGACCTAACCGCATCTGATGTAGATGGTTGGGATTCATTAAATCATATGAATATTATTACAGAAATTGAAGAGACTTTTAGTATTAGGTTTAAACTTAGAGAATTAAATAAGCTTAAAAACATGGGAACCCTAATTGAGCTTATCCAAACGAAATTAAATTAG
- the wzx gene encoding O-unit flippase-like protein, with amino-acid sequence MIKLTKQDIRWGYFASFFNIGAGMIVLPLVLSMLSAEEIGMNYLMLTVGTLVALFDFGFAPQLGRNLNYVFSGAQNLTKEGVEIIEKGDNINYQLLATTIHTARYVYMRLALIVLITMLTFGTLYIYQVTNGFKNVEYSFIIWILYSISTFTNIYFTYYSSLLLGKGLIKESKKAKVFGRLTYVFLAAVLLILGFGLLAVVIANMLAPFVKRYLSYKYFFTSEFKSKLEAYNVTKKQKIELFNIIWYNTKKLGLVFIAAYVVTRFGLFIAGLFLSLSEIASYGLMMQLVQIITGLSGTLFTIYQPRFSSLRVQGDNHSLMKEFAFSMNIRYIIYLVGIVSLIIIGPWALQLIGSNAELPSSIILVIYSLVILLEANHGSFASIIVTKNDVPFVKPSLITGAFIILGCYLSLQYTTLGILGLILVQGLAQLAYSNWKWPDVVCKEFKVDFLSFLKLGFNESYSRFKVYLYERN; translated from the coding sequence ATGATCAAACTTACAAAACAAGATATAAGGTGGGGGTATTTTGCAAGTTTTTTCAATATCGGAGCAGGTATGATAGTCCTTCCCCTTGTCCTAAGTATGCTTTCGGCAGAGGAAATTGGGATGAATTACTTGATGTTGACAGTTGGGACGCTTGTTGCATTATTTGACTTTGGTTTTGCTCCTCAACTGGGACGCAATCTAAACTATGTTTTTAGTGGAGCACAAAATCTCACAAAAGAAGGTGTTGAGATTATAGAAAAAGGAGATAACATTAATTATCAACTACTAGCAACAACCATTCATACAGCAAGATATGTATATATGAGATTAGCTCTAATAGTATTAATTACAATGTTAACTTTTGGAACCTTATACATTTATCAAGTAACGAATGGTTTTAAAAATGTTGAGTACTCATTTATAATATGGATACTTTATTCTATTTCAACATTTACAAATATATATTTCACCTATTATTCCTCGTTGTTACTAGGAAAAGGATTAATAAAAGAAAGTAAAAAGGCTAAAGTATTTGGAAGGCTCACCTACGTCTTTTTGGCTGCCGTTCTCTTGATTCTTGGATTCGGATTGTTGGCTGTGGTTATTGCCAATATGCTTGCTCCATTTGTAAAAAGGTATCTTTCATATAAATATTTCTTTACTTCTGAATTCAAAAGCAAACTTGAAGCCTACAATGTAACGAAAAAACAAAAAATAGAATTATTTAACATTATATGGTATAATACAAAAAAGTTGGGACTTGTTTTTATTGCAGCTTATGTCGTTACCCGATTTGGATTATTCATTGCAGGTCTATTCCTTTCATTGTCAGAAATTGCTTCATATGGACTAATGATGCAACTGGTTCAAATAATTACGGGATTGTCAGGAACTCTATTTACAATATATCAACCAAGGTTCTCGTCTTTGCGAGTTCAGGGAGATAACCATTCTTTGATGAAAGAATTTGCATTTAGTATGAATATACGCTATATCATATATTTGGTAGGTATAGTCAGCCTCATTATTATAGGTCCGTGGGCTTTGCAACTAATTGGATCGAATGCAGAACTCCCCTCATCGATAATATTGGTAATTTACTCACTAGTCATATTACTCGAAGCAAACCACGGTAGTTTTGCCTCCATAATTGTTACTAAAAATGATGTCCCGTTTGTAAAACCATCTTTAATTACAGGTGCCTTTATTATACTTGGTTGTTATCTTTCTTTGCAGTACACCACTCTCGGAATATTAGGTTTAATTTTAGTCCAGGGATTGGCACAATTAGCATATTCAAATTGGAAGTGGCCTGACGTGGTTTGTAAAGAGTTTAAAGTTGACTTTTTATCCTTTTTGAAGCTGGGTTTTAATGAATCATATAGTCGGTTTAAAGTATACTTATATGAAAGAAACTAA
- a CDS encoding amino acid adenylation domain-containing protein, whose protein sequence is MFKEIIIDQFLDEVIKYPQNNAFCINNAFYSYSEFTKRVVAIARSIQNCPEVNIALIANDDLDTYASIFAIWANGKSYVPLNPETPKERNRNVINQVGIKTILDSKSTAKLKSQDLNLSIQWLKEQTGSIDFDNQIAYIFFTSGSTGTPKGVTISKNNVASFVEAFWALGYNIDETDRVLQMFELTFDLSVMSYLIPLLKGSCVYTIPKGKIKYSYIFELMEDHELTVALMVPSMLNYLRPYFEEIRCPKMKYSLFCGEALQEQILSEWAECLPNAQIDNVYGPTEDTIFCTRYTYNRNGENDSHNGVLSIGTSMRNNLAVVFDEKNTQCRYNEVGELCLAGAQLTPGYFNKPELNRDMFFHLNYNGDDTRFYRTGDLCLLKKNGNIEYIGRKDSQVKIQGFRIELSEVEFHTKNAIKGTVPLVALALKNVTGNFEIAIVFESPEFEISGIKQYLNSKMPSYMVPSRYSFIKQFPLNTNGKTDRKKIEEIMAV, encoded by the coding sequence ATGTTTAAAGAAATTATCATTGATCAATTTTTAGATGAAGTAATAAAATATCCGCAAAACAATGCATTTTGTATTAATAATGCGTTTTATAGCTATTCAGAGTTCACCAAAAGAGTAGTTGCAATTGCACGCTCCATTCAAAATTGTCCCGAAGTTAACATTGCTTTAATTGCTAATGATGATTTGGATACCTATGCCTCGATATTTGCAATTTGGGCAAATGGGAAATCTTATGTGCCACTTAATCCGGAAACACCTAAAGAAAGAAATAGAAATGTCATTAATCAAGTTGGTATAAAGACAATTTTAGATTCGAAATCTACAGCTAAGCTGAAATCTCAGGATTTGAATTTATCTATCCAATGGCTTAAAGAACAGACAGGTTCTATTGATTTTGACAACCAAATTGCCTATATATTTTTTACATCTGGAAGTACAGGAACGCCCAAAGGAGTTACAATATCGAAAAACAATGTTGCAAGTTTTGTTGAAGCTTTTTGGGCACTTGGGTATAATATTGATGAAACCGACAGAGTTTTACAAATGTTTGAATTAACATTTGACCTATCAGTAATGTCTTATTTAATCCCACTATTAAAAGGATCGTGCGTTTATACCATACCCAAAGGAAAAATAAAATACAGCTATATCTTCGAACTAATGGAGGATCATGAATTAACTGTAGCACTTATGGTACCATCAATGCTAAATTATTTGCGCCCTTATTTTGAAGAGATTAGATGTCCCAAAATGAAGTATTCACTTTTCTGTGGCGAAGCACTTCAGGAACAAATTTTATCAGAATGGGCAGAATGTTTACCAAACGCACAAATTGACAATGTATATGGGCCAACCGAGGATACTATTTTCTGTACAAGGTATACATACAATAGAAACGGGGAAAATGATTCACACAACGGCGTTTTATCAATTGGAACTTCCATGCGAAATAATCTGGCAGTTGTTTTTGATGAGAAGAATACACAATGCAGATATAATGAAGTTGGTGAACTATGTTTGGCAGGAGCCCAGCTAACACCGGGTTATTTTAACAAGCCTGAATTGAACAGGGATATGTTTTTTCACCTAAATTATAACGGAGATGATACGCGTTTTTACCGAACTGGGGATCTTTGTTTGCTCAAAAAGAATGGGAATATAGAATATATTGGTCGTAAAGATTCTCAGGTAAAAATCCAGGGATTTAGGATTGAATTATCAGAAGTAGAATTTCATACAAAAAATGCGATAAAAGGAACAGTTCCTTTAGTAGCACTCGCTTTAAAAAATGTCACAGGAAATTTCGAAATTGCCATTGTATTTGAATCGCCAGAATTCGAAATTAGTGGAATTAAACAATACTTGAATTCAAAAATGCCATCATATATGGTTCCATCCAGGTACTCTTTTATTAAACAATTTCCTCTAAATACAAATGGAAAAACAGACAGAAAAAAGATAGAAGAAATAATGGCAGTATGA
- a CDS encoding GNAT family N-acetyltransferase, with protein sequence MNYTIREANISDIKFLSKVIIESEKSGTDKIGLANIFNMKEIELQTYLVKMLEEEIEGCEFSISSYVVTEYKGKPVAAFGGWIEKENEDEQPSSVLKSNLISFIFPKDKLIAFKKNYNVLKDIFIEREAHTHQIEYVYVDEKHRGNRLASLMIEELIRIAKTRNPNVKKSQAQCFESNEASIRLNEHSGYKKVIRQESQNPDILRFLPCNVKLMMERNI encoded by the coding sequence GTGAATTATACCATTAGAGAAGCAAATATTAGTGATATCAAATTCCTTTCAAAAGTTATTATTGAGTCCGAAAAGAGTGGAACTGATAAGATAGGATTAGCAAATATCTTCAATATGAAAGAAATTGAGCTTCAAACATACTTGGTTAAGATGCTCGAAGAAGAAATTGAGGGTTGTGAGTTTTCAATTAGCAGCTATGTTGTTACCGAATATAAGGGTAAACCTGTTGCTGCATTTGGTGGATGGATTGAAAAGGAAAATGAAGATGAACAGCCATCATCTGTTTTAAAATCTAATCTCATAAGTTTTATTTTTCCAAAAGATAAACTAATAGCCTTCAAAAAAAATTATAATGTTTTAAAAGATATTTTCATTGAAAGGGAAGCTCATACTCATCAGATTGAATATGTATATGTTGATGAAAAACATAGAGGGAACAGATTAGCTAGTTTAATGATTGAAGAATTAATAAGAATTGCAAAAACACGAAATCCAAATGTTAAAAAATCACAAGCTCAATGCTTTGAAAGTAACGAAGCAAGTATCAGGCTCAATGAGCACTCAGGTTACAAAAAAGTAATAAGGCAGGAATCCCAAAATCCTGATATCTTAAGATTTTTACCCTGCAACGTTAAATTAATGATGGAAAGAAACATTTAG
- a CDS encoding glycosyltransferase — MNTTNIGVSVILCCYNSAKRLPETLKHIALQNLPDDLPVEVVLVDNASDDTTSKTAIEEWQKYTSSIKLRIVTELKPGLINARIKGIEQSKYEIIIFCDDDNWLLENYIRNAWDIMMRNNNIGALGGEGIPVSNISFPDWFEEYKNSYACGKQWHINGICTSRKYLWGAGLVTRLSIMKKVFSPTHPMLLTGRKEGVLLAGDDYEICRRIVMLNYDLFYSNNLKYKHFIDEKRLDLNYYNKIKKGFAISYDIIKLYTYVDFRCRHSDFKFILILVFNTIIGLLNRTRLLNIKKTWNLRSYIQIYRTGINKKGKYHTYYSQIEWFCKNMKAHHYHPANSM, encoded by the coding sequence ATGAATACTACAAATATAGGAGTTAGCGTTATATTATGTTGTTACAATAGTGCAAAACGTTTACCCGAGACTTTAAAACATATTGCTTTACAAAATCTGCCAGATGACTTACCGGTCGAAGTTGTCCTTGTTGATAATGCATCAGATGACACAACAAGTAAAACAGCTATTGAAGAATGGCAAAAATATACATCATCAATAAAGCTTAGAATTGTTACCGAGCTAAAACCGGGGCTTATAAACGCGAGAATAAAGGGAATAGAACAATCAAAATATGAAATAATTATTTTTTGCGATGACGATAACTGGTTACTAGAAAACTATATTCGAAATGCGTGGGATATCATGATGAGAAATAATAATATTGGCGCGCTTGGAGGTGAGGGAATTCCGGTGAGCAACATTTCATTTCCTGATTGGTTTGAAGAATACAAGAATTCATATGCCTGTGGAAAACAATGGCACATTAATGGAATATGTACTTCACGAAAATATTTATGGGGGGCGGGTTTGGTAACAAGGCTATCCATTATGAAAAAAGTCTTCTCTCCTACTCACCCGATGCTACTAACAGGAAGAAAAGAAGGTGTCCTCTTAGCAGGTGATGATTATGAAATATGCCGAAGAATTGTAATGTTAAATTACGACCTGTTTTATTCGAATAATTTAAAATATAAACATTTCATTGACGAAAAAAGATTAGATCTCAATTATTACAACAAAATAAAAAAAGGATTTGCGATTTCGTATGATATTATAAAATTATATACATACGTAGATTTCAGATGTAGACATTCCGATTTTAAATTCATCCTGATATTAGTTTTCAATACTATTATTGGATTATTAAATAGAACCCGACTTCTAAATATCAAAAAAACGTGGAATTTAAGAAGCTATATACAAATTTACAGAACAGGTATTAATAAAAAAGGGAAATACCACACATATTACTCACAAATAGAATGGTTCTGTAAAAATATGAAAGCCCACCATTATCATCCAGCAAACTCAATGTAA
- a CDS encoding SDR family NAD(P)-dependent oxidoreductase produces MQKKVAVITGASSGIGKQITLRLANESMELFLLGRNIMALEEVAKSARKTSPMVTCCKVDLSVNSDLKSTIDYLTKEIDYIDVLVHSAGIISIGHLENSPVEDFDRQYRINVRAPFILTQALTPMLKKRKGQVVFINSSAGLTSGANFSQYSATKFALKAIADSFRQEINPFGVRVLSIYPGRTASPMQVDIFKKEGRTYSPNLLLQPSDIAEITLSSLKLPRTAEVTDINIRPQVKS; encoded by the coding sequence ATGCAAAAAAAAGTTGCAGTAATCACAGGTGCCAGTAGTGGAATAGGAAAGCAAATAACTCTTCGTTTGGCCAATGAAAGTATGGAACTTTTTCTGTTAGGACGAAACATTATGGCATTGGAGGAGGTTGCAAAGTCAGCGAGAAAGACCTCGCCCATGGTTACCTGTTGCAAAGTCGATCTTTCAGTAAATTCAGATTTAAAATCTACCATTGATTACTTAACAAAAGAAATCGACTATATTGATGTTTTAGTTCATAGTGCTGGTATCATTTCTATTGGCCATTTAGAAAACAGCCCTGTTGAGGATTTTGATCGACAATATCGCATTAATGTACGGGCTCCATTTATTCTTACACAGGCTTTGACTCCTATGCTAAAGAAAAGAAAGGGTCAAGTAGTATTTATCAATTCAAGTGCGGGTTTAACAAGTGGTGCCAACTTTAGCCAGTATTCTGCAACAAAGTTTGCCCTAAAAGCCATAGCTGATAGTTTTCGTCAAGAGATTAATCCATTTGGAGTACGCGTTCTAAGTATATACCCCGGACGTACTGCCAGCCCAATGCAGGTAGATATTTTTAAAAAGGAAGGTAGAACATACTCCCCTAACCTTTTATTACAGCCTTCTGATATCGCTGAAATTACTCTTTCAAGTCTTAAGCTTCCCAGAACGGCTGAAGTCACAGATATTAATATTAGACCACAGGTCAAATCATAA
- a CDS encoding T9SS type A sorting domain-containing protein, with protein MKKILLVVVFGIAMFQLIYAQSVEVIGVGVLNDDTPSLTIPNPGTVDHVVVEATAIYDNVTPGMVTFYDADDTYADVPFNYTEQNLSPEVNGAQYHFGYFTATFNDVDATITLDKTSEGISVKSFVAYIYRTGSGPELWSSIMYDHAFVYHNGSDNPLIYNFSVPATVGNRDIEVVIPFTDLESGTPRYANVTVTAGGVVVNSEFMTNNEGALLRLERIILSAVPGDVTDVHVEIYSPKNSLDGKVGDSFITGSVSLMSEELDPGCTLTQGYWKTHSVYGPASKADPTWLLLANGPDTEFYLSGQTWLKVFNTSAKGNAYYILAHQYMAAYLNMLKETLVPTIVADALSDAESIFKNKGPAYYQKEKGESEASKAEIQELTDLASTLADYNEGRIGPGHCGEETYDMEKSAIIDNQEEMGISELRVFPNPIKNLATISFTPKFTAKATIDIYNSVGQKVKRIYDKNVVENIPVTVNLKSAGFNEGLYLLVIQNGSNRQTSKIIIDK; from the coding sequence ATGAAAAAAATTTTACTCGTAGTCGTCTTTGGCATTGCAATGTTTCAATTGATTTATGCCCAAAGCGTTGAGGTTATTGGTGTTGGAGTACTAAACGATGACACTCCCTCCTTAACGATCCCAAATCCTGGGACTGTGGATCATGTAGTAGTTGAAGCTACTGCCATTTACGACAATGTCACTCCTGGAATGGTAACATTTTATGATGCTGATGACACTTATGCTGATGTACCTTTTAATTACACAGAGCAAAACCTTTCGCCTGAGGTTAATGGTGCCCAATACCATTTTGGTTACTTTACAGCAACTTTTAATGATGTTGATGCGACAATAACTCTCGATAAAACGTCGGAAGGCATAAGTGTAAAATCATTTGTTGCATATATTTACAGAACCGGATCAGGGCCTGAATTGTGGAGTTCGATAATGTATGACCATGCATTTGTATATCATAATGGTTCCGACAATCCTTTAATCTATAATTTTTCGGTACCTGCGACTGTAGGTAATCGTGATATCGAGGTTGTGATTCCTTTTACTGATTTAGAAAGTGGTACTCCTCGTTATGCAAATGTAACAGTCACAGCTGGTGGTGTAGTCGTAAATTCGGAATTCATGACAAATAATGAAGGAGCACTTTTACGCCTCGAAAGGATCATTCTTAGTGCAGTTCCAGGCGATGTAACAGATGTGCATGTAGAAATTTATTCACCAAAAAACTCGCTTGATGGCAAAGTTGGTGACTCATTTATAACGGGAAGTGTATCGTTAATGTCTGAAGAATTAGATCCTGGATGTACACTTACCCAAGGATATTGGAAAACACATTCAGTATATGGCCCAGCGAGCAAAGCAGATCCCACCTGGCTATTGCTAGCGAATGGTCCAGACACAGAGTTTTACTTATCTGGTCAAACCTGGTTGAAAGTATTTAACACATCAGCTAAAGGAAATGCATACTACATTTTAGCCCATCAATATATGGCTGCGTACTTGAACATGCTAAAAGAGACTTTGGTTCCGACAATTGTTGCCGATGCATTAAGCGATGCTGAATCTATCTTTAAAAATAAAGGCCCTGCCTACTATCAAAAAGAAAAAGGTGAAAGCGAAGCCAGTAAAGCTGAAATTCAAGAGCTGACTGATCTTGCTTCAACTCTTGCCGATTATAACGAAGGAAGAATTGGCCCCGGTCATTGTGGAGAAGAAACCTATGACATGGAGAAATCAGCTATTATTGACAATCAGGAGGAAATGGGAATAAGTGAGTTACGTGTATTTCCAAATCCGATTAAAAACCTAGCAACAATTTCATTTACTCCTAAATTTACTGCAAAAGCAACCATTGACATATATAATTCAGTTGGACAAAAAGTTAAAAGAATTTATGACAAAAATGTGGTAGAAAACATTCCCGTAACCGTGAATTTGAAAAGCGCGGGATTTAATGAAGGGCTTTATCTGCTGGTTATCCAAAATGGTTCTAACAGACAAACCTCAAAAATAATCATAGACAAATAA
- a CDS encoding glycosyltransferase family 2 protein, giving the protein MKETNIFKMGNNLTEFAHIPSVPIFEADTSFSPKVTIAIPTFKRADLLKESLTSALKQINYTNYDIIVVDNNNERGCETEQMMNLIQSSRISYYKNTKNIGIVGNLNRLYSLAKGEYVVELHDDDILYPDYLSIMMRFIELTDEKYDVIFPKKITYNMKKSVVVPQRVKKFKFYKQDLKLRDFLWGNIIGSPLGMCVKRHSFLQNGGYNADLFPSIDYDLFVKFTYRFKACRISGLPLVISRIEKNESCKTETLLKFIQNDSLIRKNILAIDKNPLLNPLWTRYNNLFVFQYLDMLAQLYQNKEIEISKELRKMGFCYNILDKIIYSFMNYYRNLSSRYRRLTYSNSKLDPTV; this is encoded by the coding sequence ATGAAAGAAACTAATATTTTCAAAATGGGCAACAATTTAACAGAGTTTGCTCACATTCCTTCAGTACCAATATTTGAAGCAGATACAAGTTTTTCTCCGAAAGTTACAATTGCCATTCCAACTTTCAAACGAGCGGATTTATTAAAAGAATCGCTTACGAGTGCCCTCAAACAAATCAACTATACTAATTATGACATAATTGTAGTTGATAATAATAATGAAAGAGGTTGTGAAACTGAGCAGATGATGAATTTGATTCAATCCTCCAGAATTAGTTATTATAAAAACACTAAAAATATAGGTATTGTTGGTAACCTCAACCGACTTTATTCTTTAGCTAAAGGAGAGTATGTAGTAGAGCTACACGATGATGATATCTTATACCCAGATTATCTTTCAATAATGATGAGATTCATCGAATTAACAGATGAAAAGTATGATGTAATTTTTCCGAAGAAGATAACATACAACATGAAAAAATCAGTTGTAGTCCCCCAAAGAGTAAAAAAGTTCAAATTTTATAAGCAAGACTTAAAATTACGCGATTTTTTATGGGGAAATATTATTGGTTCTCCCTTAGGGATGTGCGTCAAAAGGCATTCATTTTTACAAAATGGAGGTTATAATGCTGATCTTTTTCCTTCAATTGACTATGACCTTTTTGTTAAGTTTACCTATCGATTTAAAGCATGTAGAATTTCCGGCCTACCACTAGTGATAAGTAGGATTGAGAAAAATGAGAGTTGTAAAACCGAGACTCTTCTAAAATTTATCCAGAATGATTCTTTGATTAGGAAAAATATTCTGGCGATCGATAAAAATCCTCTATTAAATCCTCTTTGGACACGATACAACAATCTTTTCGTATTCCAATACTTAGACATGCTCGCACAACTATATCAAAATAAAGAAATTGAAATTAGCAAGGAACTTCGGAAAATGGGATTTTGTTATAATATTTTGGATAAGATTATTTATTCTTTTATGAATTATTATAGAAACTTATCTTCCAGATATAGAAGGCTAACCTACTCGAACTCGAAATTAGATCCTACAGTTTAA
- a CDS encoding MBOAT family O-acyltransferase — MADWKFISLLAISGFLNYFLAQIIAKKEEGAIKKLYFYLGIAFNIGILLYFKYFNFFVESFINLLNYKSDIDIHFTPFHILLPLGISFFTFQLIGYLIDVYNEEIQPTNDLLCFCTYLIYFPKILSGPIERIQQFLPQIEKKREFDYPMAIDGLRQFLWGLFKKVVIANNCISFVNIIFDDFYNLQGSTLFIGAIVYQFSLYADFSGFTDMACGVSKLFGIKITNNFAFPFFSTNISDFWRKWHISLTTWMIDYVFTPLSFVLRRYRKYGLIVSIILTFVLVGLWHGANWTFIIFGVMHGLAFVPLIIWGVVFKETTIAKGRLFPSLKEIFGMTWLFLFLSITAIVFRSDSISNAYSYFTVLFSESLFEIPSLSSLPDFGFPFVVLCILITAFLVVEWIGRSGEYALATVGINWPASIRWSFYYILIIAIAIFKGTHHQFIYFQF; from the coding sequence TTGGCAGATTGGAAATTTATTTCTCTTTTAGCCATATCTGGTTTCCTAAATTATTTTCTAGCGCAAATAATCGCCAAAAAAGAAGAAGGTGCAATTAAGAAGTTATACTTCTATTTGGGAATTGCTTTCAATATTGGGATTCTTCTGTATTTCAAATACTTCAATTTTTTTGTTGAAAGTTTTATAAATTTATTAAATTATAAGAGCGACATTGATATTCATTTTACACCTTTTCATATATTGCTACCCCTCGGAATCAGCTTCTTTACCTTTCAACTGATTGGATATTTAATTGATGTCTACAATGAAGAGATTCAGCCAACCAATGATTTATTATGTTTCTGTACATATCTAATATACTTCCCCAAAATTTTATCCGGGCCAATCGAACGAATACAACAATTTCTACCACAAATTGAAAAAAAACGTGAGTTTGATTATCCAATGGCAATTGATGGATTAAGGCAGTTTTTATGGGGATTATTTAAAAAAGTAGTGATTGCTAATAATTGTATTTCTTTTGTTAACATTATTTTTGATGATTTTTACAATTTACAAGGAAGCACATTGTTTATAGGTGCAATTGTTTATCAATTTAGTCTCTATGCCGACTTTTCTGGATTCACAGATATGGCTTGTGGAGTTTCAAAATTATTCGGTATAAAAATCACAAATAACTTTGCATTTCCTTTTTTCTCCACGAATATTAGTGATTTTTGGCGAAAATGGCATATCTCCCTTACTACCTGGATGATCGACTATGTTTTCACGCCTCTATCATTTGTATTAAGGAGGTATAGGAAATATGGATTAATTGTATCCATCATTCTTACTTTCGTCTTGGTAGGATTGTGGCATGGAGCAAATTGGACTTTTATAATTTTTGGTGTAATGCATGGTCTGGCATTTGTTCCACTTATAATATGGGGTGTTGTTTTTAAAGAAACCACTATTGCAAAAGGGAGACTTTTTCCTTCATTGAAAGAAATATTTGGAATGACTTGGTTGTTTTTGTTTCTATCAATAACTGCTATTGTTTTTAGATCAGATTCCATATCAAATGCTTATTCTTACTTTACAGTTCTATTTTCAGAATCATTATTCGAGATCCCAAGTTTATCTAGCCTCCCTGATTTTGGATTCCCATTTGTAGTACTGTGTATACTTATCACTGCTTTTTTAGTTGTAGAATGGATAGGGAGATCAGGAGAATACGCTCTAGCTACCGTTGGCATTAACTGGCCTGCTTCAATCAGGTGGAGCTTTTACTATATACTTATAATAGCAATTGCTATTTTTAAAGGAACTCATCATCAATTTATTTATTTCCAATTTTAG